Proteins encoded in a region of the Capra hircus breed San Clemente chromosome 3, ASM170441v1, whole genome shotgun sequence genome:
- the LOC106501763 gene encoding hornerin: MSTLLENINGIIKIFHKYSKTDKEADTLSKKELKELLEVEFRPVLKNPDDPDTTEVFMHILDVDHNKKIDFTEFFLMVFKLAHAYYNYTQRQNLQTAGQKQKKYTYRYEDEEDDTEEEKETKRKYSHSRSGGKNQDRSKSPRGRGKKRHGSKSGSKQRRDDTPTSGHRHGCSKKHHESRREKKRRSRSTEPKERRHMSSVSPTRGYEEKEEECGYENKGKRSAKCTGSEYDDSYQVCEDKVTTNFQSSHSKNYGSNITKGRDTEGHSRDTGRKFVFTHGRSGSSSRNQNGSVQTHAGDNSTHSESQQETHSESVNRRSRNTGQRQGSHHEQSRDSSRLSGTGHGQTSAESGNGRHRESSVSQASDSVGHARDSDRRSETTHGRPGSSSRNQHGSSHGQTGDSYRHSETNQGSHNERHARDSGRHSETTHERPGSSSRNQHGSSHGHTGDSSRRSESHQERHSESVHGRSGSSTGQRQGSHHEQSRDSSRQSGTGHGQSSAGYGSRKHRESSASQASDSEGHSEDSGRRLDQAQGKDRGATMSNQETAPDSLELVMDKPPLDPEAVGTGNPVLVRPVTVKDIQKTQVDSPWQLKEDLVPAQETNVDLRMARQETVLGTQHLIKGGTVNQSMKAQETNMELPTAREEIVLGAQRPIKGATMRDTPEIQVDIPRQLMEDLVPAQEINMDLPMAILETVLGAQSPIKRDIVNLSMEGQNPALGKGRGATMSSQETVPDTLGLNRDKPPLDPEAAGTANPVLVRPVTMRDMQEIQVGILRQLMEDLVPAQGTNMDLSMARQEIVLGTQSPIKGATVNLSTKGLDQALGKNRGDTMSSQETAPDSLGLNRDKPPLDPEAVGTGNPVLIRPVTVRGMQEIQLGILRQLMEDPVPAQETNMDFPMARQETVLGTQSLIKAGTVILSKEGQDLALGKDRGVTMSSQETAPDSLELDMDNPQLDMEAGNIGNPVLVRPVTVKDIQKTQGKDRGATMSNQETAPDSLELVMDKPPLDPEAVGTGNPVLVRPVTVKDIQKTQVDSPWQLKEDLVPAQETNVDLRMARQETVLGTQHLIKGGTVNQSMKAQETNMELPMAREEIVLGAQRPIKGATMRDMPEIQVDIPRQLMEDLVPAQETNMDLSMARQETVLGTQSPVKRGAVNLSMKGQDPALGKGRGATMSSQVTAPDSLELDMDKPPLDPEAAGTANPVLVRPVTVKDIQKTQLQETNMYLSMDRQETVLGTQSPIKEGTVILSTKGLDQARGKDREATMSSQGTAPDTLGLNRDKPPLDLEAAGTENPLLVRPVTVRDMQEIQVGILRQLMEGLVPAQGTNMDLSMARQETVLGTHSSIKGAMVNLSTKGLGQALGKERGATMSSQGTAPDTLELLMEKHPLDLEAADIGNPELVSPVTARVIREVQERFPTEYERLILIYKRMPKLLKSIVTVIDIFYQYANQDGECDMLNKAELKELLENEFGQILKNPDDPDTVDTIMQNLDQDHNKKVEFTEYLLMIFKLARACNKIVSKDYCQASGSKQRDHRHQDQEEQSEIEEEDEGQKSSSSNLSSSEGENDSHSRGSGGSIRNRSRSRSRITGHQGGLSSSGDRQSFRERRRESNSGHSKGSKKNKHGSHQHKRSRSEEVGYTHSSNHRTRSNSGNWSGTYGEEGHVSHSEDQSFSSDQNWSDSNESLGNRQHKKKPSQSPSKKHHGFISGSCGGQDHWSNSNEPAGYGHGYGSSQPSQQRWHESNEGYQSGNCEEQGNCSTSSSSEVSSYDQRRSGSRQPSSSIQHGSGSGQSSAYGQHRSSSGQSSGFSHHGTGIGQSSSYEQHSSTSRQSPNCSQHGPSLSHSTSCGQYGSGSGQSSSCGQQSSGSSQSLNHGQHRSESSQTSSYGQQRTGSGQSSGCRQHRSGSGESSGFNQHRTGLGQSSSYEQHGSTSGQSQSCGQHRSSLGQSSSYGQHGSSQYSGHSHHRSGSCQSSGHSQHGSGSGQSSSCGQRGSRSRESSGFGQHGSGLGQSSSYGQHGSTSGQSSGCGQQGSNLGQSSSYGQRGSSQYGSSQSYSHSQHRSGSHQSSGHSQHGSGSGQSSSFGQCGSSSRESSGFGQHGSGLGQSSSFGQHGSTSGQSSRCGQQRSNLGQSSSYGQHGSSQSSSHSRRRSSSSQSSGHSRHGSGSGQSSSYGRHGSTSGQSSSCSQQGSNLGQSSSYGQHGSSQSYSHRRRRSSSSQSSGHSRHGSGSGQSSSYGRHGSTSGQSSNCSQQGSNLGQSSSYGQHGSSQSSSHRRRRSSSSQSSGHSRHGSGSGQSSSYGQHGSTSGQSSSCSQQGSNLGQSSSYGQHGSSQSYSHRRRRSSSSQSSGHSRHGSGSGQSSSYGRHGSTSGQSSNCSQQGSNLGQSSSYGQQGSSQSSSHRRHRSSSSQSSGHSRHGSGSGQSSSCGQHSSSSRESSGFGQHGSGSGQSSSYGQHGSTSGQSSSCSQQGSNLGQSSSYGQHGSSQSYSHRRHRSGSSQSSGHSQHGSGSGQSSSCGQRGSSSRESSGFGQHGSGLGQSSNYGQHSSTSGQSSSCSQQGSNLGQSSSYGQQGSSQYGSSQSSHNSRHRSGSSQSSGHSRHGSGSGQSSSCGQHSSSSRESSGFGQHGSGLGQSSSYGQHGSTSGQSSSCSQQGSNLGQSSSYGQHGSTSGQSSGCGQQESNLGQSSSYGQQGSSQYGSSQSSRNSRHRSGSSQSSGHSRHGSGSGQSSSCGQRGSSSRESSGFGQHGSGLGQSSSYGQHSSTSGQSSSCSQQGSNLGQSSSHGQRGSSQYGSSQSSGFRQQGSGSGQSSSCGQHGSSSRQSSGFGQHGCGLGQSSTYGHHGSTSGQSSSCGQHISGSGQSSSYGQHISGSGQSSSYGQCGSGLGTPNQSRRNGQECSGYSQKERSRSCSPTSSKSDGYESICGQSETCRQQSQGCSQGQTESGYSYSNCNEGQPGGSYRQEKSSSSCGFRQFTPCYGESRSNTSNTLLICKEDNRQGGYYDQREGGHYGGRDTNSSFYKLRSSTPLYEYVQQQRC, from the exons ATGTCGACTCTTCTGGAAAACATCAATGGCATCATCAAAATATTCCACAAATATTCAAAAACAGATAAGGAGGCTGACACATTGAGTAAAAAAGAGCTGAAGGAATTGCTGGAAGTGGAGTTTCGGCCCGTCTTGAAG AATCCAGATGACCCAGACACCACTGAAGTTTTCATGCATATCCTTGATGTAGATCACAACAAGAAAATAGACTTTACAGAGTTTTTTCTGATGGTATTCAAGTTGGCTCATGCATATTATAATTATACTCAAAGACAGAATTTACAGACAGcaggacaaaaacagaaaaagtataCATACCGCTACGAAGATGAAGAAGATgatacagaagaagaaaaagaaacaaaaagaaagtacAGTCATTCAAGAAGTGGTGGAAAGAATCAAGACAGATCAAAGAGcccaagaggaagaggaaaaaagagacatGGATCTAAATCTGGAAGTAAACAAAGAAGAGATGACACACCAACCTCTGGACACAGACATGGATGCAGCAAAAAACATCATGAgtcaagaagggaaaagaaaaggagatcaCGCTCTACTGaaccaaaagaaagaaggcaCATGTCAAGTGTTAGCCCAACCAGGGgatatgaagaaaaagaagaagaatgtggTTATGAAAATAAAGGTAAAAGAAGTGCAAAATGTACAGGATCAGAGTATGATGATTCCTATCAAGTTTGTGAAGACAAAGTGACTACGAATTTTCAATCCAGTCACAGTAAAAACTATGGGTCAAACATCACGAAGGGCAGAGACACGGAAGGACATTCACGAGATACAGGTAGGAAATTCGTATTCACTCATGGAAGATCAGGTTCCAGTTCAAGGAATCAAAATGGTTCTGTCCAGACTCATGCAGGAGATAATTCTACCCACTCAGAATCCCAACAAGAGACACACAGTGAATCTGTCAACAGAAGGTCAAGAAACACTGGGCAAAGACAGGGGAGCCACCATGAGCAGTCAAGAGACAGCTCCAGACTctctggaactggacatggacaaacTTCAGCTGAATCTGGAAATGGCAGACATAGAGAATCCAGTGTTAGTCAAGCCAGTGACAGTGTGGGACACGCCAGAGATTCAGATAGGCGTTCTGAGACAACTCACGGAAGACCTGGTTCCAGCTCAAGGAATCAACATGGTTCCTCCCATGGTCAGACAGGGGACAGTTATAGGCACTCAGAGACCAATCAAGGGAGCCACAATGAGAGACACGCCAGAGATTCAGGTAGGCATTCTGAGACAACTCATGAAAGACCTGGTTCCAGCTCAAGAAATCAACATGGATCTTCCCATGGCCATACTGGAGACAGTTCTAGGCGCTCAGAGTCCCATCAAGAGAGACATAGTGAATCTGTCCATGGAAGGTCAGGATCCAGCACTGGGCAAAGGCAGGGGAGTCACCATGAGCAGTCAAGAGACAGCTCCAGACAgtctggaactggacatggacaatcCTCAGCTGGATATGGAAGCAGGAAACATAGGGAATCCAGTGCTAGTCAGGCCAGTGACAGTGAAGGACATTCAGAAGACTCAGGTAGAC GTCTGGATCAAGCACAGGGCAAAGACAGGGGAGCCACCATGAGCAATCAAGAGACAGCTCCAGACAGTCTGGAACTGGTCATGGACAAACCTCCACTGGATCCGGAAGCAGTAGGCACAGGCAATCCAGTGCTAGTCAGGCCAGTGACAGTGAAGGACATTCAGAAGACTCAGGTAGACAGTCCGTGGCAACTCAAGGAAGATTTGGTTCCAGCTCAAGAAACCAACGTGGATCTTCGCATGGCCAGACAGGAGACAGTTCTAGGCACTCAGCATCTCATCAAGGGAGGCACAGTGAATCAGTCCATGAAAG CTCAAGAAACCAACATGGAGCTTCCCACGGCCAGAGAGGAGATAGTTCTAGGCGCTCAGAGACCAATCAAGGGAGCCACAATGAGAGACACGCCAGAGATTCAGGTAGACATTCCGAGACAACTCATGGAAGACCTGGTTCCAGCTCAAGAAATCAACATGGATCTTCCCATGGCCATACTGGAGACAGTTCTAGGCGCTCAGAGTCCCATCAAGAGAGACATAGTGAATCTGTCCATGGAAGGTCAGAATCCAGCACTGggcaaaggcagaggagccaccATGAGCAGTCAAGAGACAGTTCCAGACACTCTGGGTCTCAACAGGGACAAACCTCCACTGGATCCAGAAGCAGCAGGCACAGCGAATCCAGTGTTAGTCAGGCCAGTGACAATGAGGGACATGCAAGAGATTCAGGTAGGCATTCTGAGACAACTCATGGAAGATCTGGTTCCAGCTCAAGGAACCAACATGGATCTTTCCATGGCCAGACAGGAGATAGTTCTAGGCACTCAGAGTCCCATCAAGGGAGCCACGGTGAATCTATCCACCAAAGGTCTGGATCAAGCACTGGGCAAAAACAGGGGAGACACCATGAGCAGTCAAGAGACAGCTCCAGACAGTCTGGGTCTCAACAGGGACAAACCTCCACTGGATCCAGAAGCAGTAGGCACAGGGAATCCAGTGTTAATCAGGCCAGTGACAGTGAGGGGCATGCAAGAGATTCAGTTAGGCATTCTGAGACAACTCATGGAAGATCCAGTTCCAGCTCAAGAAACCAACATGGATTTTCCCATGGCCAGACAGGAGACAGTTCTAGGCACTCAGAGTCTCATCAAGGCAGGCACAGTGATTCTCTCCAAGGAAGGTCAGGATCTAGCACTGGGCAAAGACAGGGGAGTCACCATGAGCAGTCAAGAGACAGCTCCAGACAgtctggaactggacatggacaatcCTCAGCTGGATATGGAAGCAGGAAACATAGGGAATCCAGTGCTAGTCAGGCCAGTGACAGTGAAGGACATTCAGAAGACTCAG GGCAAAGACAGGGGAGCCACCATGAGCAATCAAGAGACAGCTCCAGACAGTCTGGAACTGGTCATGGACAAACCTCCACTGGATCCGGAAGCAGTAGGCACAGGCAATCCAGTGCTAGTCAGGCCAGTGACAGTGAAGGACATTCAGAAGACTCAGGTAGACAGTCCGTGGCAACTCAAGGAAGATTTGGTTCCAGCTCAAGAAACCAACGTGGATCTTCGCATGGCCAGACAGGAGACAGTTCTAGGCACTCAGCATCTCATCAAGGGAGGCACAGTGAATCAGTCCATGAAAG CTCAAGAAACCAACATGGAGCTTCCCATGGCCAGAGAGGAGATAGTTCTAGGCGCTCAGAGACCAATCAAGGGAGCCACAATGAGAGACATGCCAGAGATTCAGGTAGACATTCCGAGACAACTCATGGAAGACCTGGTTCCAGCTCAAGAAACCAACATGGATCTGTCCATGGCCAGACAGGAGACAGTCCTAGGCACTCAGAGTCCCGTCAAGAGAGGCGCAGTGAATCTGTCCATGAAAGGTCAGGATCCAGCACTGGGCAAAGGCAGGGGAGCCACCATGAGCAGTCAAGTGACAGCTCCAGACAGTCTGGAACTCGACATGGACAAACCTCCACTGGATCCAGAAGCAGCAGGCACAGCGAATCCAGTGTTAGTCAGGCCAGTGACAGTGAAGGACATTCAGAAGACTCAG CTTCAAGAAACCAACATGTATCTGTCCATGGACAGACAGGAGACAGTTCTAGGCACTCAGAGTCCCATCAAGGAAGGCACAGTGATACTGTCCACCAAAGGTCTGGATCAAGCACGGGGCAAAGACAGGGAAGCCACCATGAGCAGTCAAGGGACAGCTCCAGACACTCTGGGTCTCAACAGGGACAAACCTCCTCTGGATCTGGAAGCAGCAGGCACAGAGAATCCATTGTTAGTCAGGCCAGTGACAGTGAGGGACATGCAAGAGATTCAGGTAGGCATTCTGAGACAACTCATGGAAGGTCTGGTTCCAGCTCAAGGAACCAACATGGATCTGTCCATGGCCAGACAGGAGACAGTTCTAGGCACTCACAGTTCCATCAAGGGAGCCATGGTGAATCTATCCACCAAAGGTCTGGGTCAAGCACTGGGCAAAGAGAGGGGAGCCACCATGAGCAGTCAAGGGACAGCTCCAGATACTCTGGAACTGCTCATGGagaaacatccactggatctggAAGCAGCAGATATAGGGAATCCAGAGTTAGTCAGTCCAGTGACAGCAAGGGTCATTCGAGAGGTTCAG GAAAGATTTCCTACAGAATATGAACG gttaattttaatttacaaaagGATGCCAAAACTCCTAAAAAGCATCGTTACTGTCATCGATATTTTCTACCAATATGCCAACCAGGATGGGGAGTGTGACATGTTGAACAAGGCAGAACTGAAAGAACTTTTGGAAAATGAGTTTGGTCAAATTCTGAAG AATCCAGATGATCCAGACACTGTAGATACCATCATGCAAAATCTAGATCAAGACCATAACAAGAAAGTAGAATTTACCGAGTACCTTCTGATGATATTCAAGCTGGCTCGGGCCTGTAATAAAATCGTCAGCAAAGATTACTGCCAAGCTTCAGGGTCAAAGCAAAGAGATCACAGACACCAGGACCAAGAGGAACAGAGTGAAATAGAAGAGGAGGATGAAGGGCAAAAATCATCTTCCAGTAACTTAAGTTCGAGTGAAGGAGAGAATGATTCCCATTCCAGAGGCTCAGGAGGTAGCATTAGAAACAGGTCTAGGTCCAGGTCCAGAATAACTGGGCATCAAGGAGGCTTGTCTAGTTCTGGGGACAGGCAAAGCTTtagggaaagaaggagggagtCAAATTCAGGCCACTCCAAGGGTAGCAAGAAAAACAAGCATGGCTCTCATCAGCACAAAAGGTCTAGGAGTGAAGAAGTTGGTTATACGCATTCAAGCAACCACAGAACAAGATCAAACTCAGGAAATTGGTCAGGCACTTATGGAGAAGAAGGGCATGTGAGCCACTCAGAGGATCAGTCTTTCAGTTCTGATCAAAACTGGTCTGACTCAAATGAATCTCTGGGGAATAGACAACATAAGAAAAAACCAAGCCAGTCACCTAGTAAGAAGCATCATGGATTCATCTCAGGGAGTTGTGGAGGACAAGACCACTGGTCAAATTCAAATGAGCCTGCTGGTTATGGTCATGGCTATGGCTCAAGCCAGCCTTCTCAGCAGAGATGGCATGAATCAAATGAAGGATATCAATCAGGAAATTGTGAAGAACAAGGAAACTGTTCTACTTCTAGTTCAAGTGAGGTATCTAGTTATGACCAACGCAGGTCAGGCTCAAGACAGCCATCTAGCAGTATCCAACATGGGTCTGGATCAGGTCAATCCTCTGCCTATGGACAACATAGATCTAGCTCAGGTCAGTCTTCTGGCTTTAGTCACCACGGAACTGGCATAGGTCAATCCTCTAGCTATGAACAGCATAGTTCTACTTCAAGACAGTCACCAAACTGTAGCCAACATGGACCTAGCTTAAGTCACTCTACTAGCTGTGGTCAGTATGGATCTGGGTCAGGTCAGTCATCCAGCTGTGGCCAACAGAGTTCTGGATCAAGTCAATCTCTTAATCATGGCCAGCATAGGTCTGAATCAAGTCAGACATCTAGCTATGGCCAACAAAGGACTGGCTCCGGTCAGTCTTCTGGCTGTAGACAACACAGGTCTGGCTCAGGAGAGTCTTCTGGATTTAATCAGCATAGAACTGGCTTAGGTCAATCCTCTAGCTATGAACAACATGGTTCTACCTCAGGACAGTCACAAAGCTGTGGCCAACATAGATCGAGCTTAGGTCAGTCCTCTAGCTATGGTCAGCATGGCTCAAGTCAGTATTCTGGTCACAGTCATCACAGGTCCGGCTCATGTCAGTCTTCTGGCCACAGCCAACATGGATCTGGCTCAGGTCAGTCTTCCAGCTGTGGTCAGCGTGGTTCTAGGTCGAGAGAGTCATCTGGCTTTGGTCAACATGGATCTGGCTTAGGTCAGTCCTCTAGCTATGGACAACACGGTTCTacttctggacagtcatcagGCTGTGGCCAGCAGGGATCTAACTTAGGTCAGTCCTCTAGCTATGGTCAACGGGGCTCAAGTCAATATGGCTCAAGTCAGTCTTATAGCCACAGCCAACACAGGTCTGGCTCACATCAGTCTTCTGGCCACAGCCAACATGGGTCTGGCTCAGGTCAGTCTTCCAGCTTTGGTCAGTGTGGTTCTAGCTCAAGAGAGTCATCTGGCTTTGGTCAGCATGGCTCAGGCTTAGGTCAATCCTCTAGCTTTGGGCAACATGGTTCTACTTCAGGACAGTCATCACGCTGTGGCCAGCAGAGATCTAACTTAGGTCAGTCCTCCAGCTATGGTCAACATGGCTCAAGTCAATCTTCCAGCCACAGCAGACGCAGATCTAGCTCAAGTCAGTCTTCTGGCCACAGCCGACATGGATCTGGCTCAGGTCAGTCCTCTAGCTATGGACGACATGGTTCTACTTCAGGACAGTCATCAAGCTGCAGCCAACAGGGATCTAACTTAGGTCAGTCCTCCAGCTATGGTCAACATGGCTCAAGTCAATCTTACAGCCACAGAAGACGCAGATCTAGCTCAAGTCAGTCTTCTGGCCACAGCCGACATGGATCTGGCTCAGGTCAGTCCTCTAGCTATGGACGACATGGTTCTACTTCTGGACAGTCATCAAACTGCAGCCAACAGGGATCTAACTTAGGTCAGTCCTCCAGCTATGGTCAACATGGCTCAAGTCAATCTTCGAGCCACCGCAGACGCAGATCTAGCTCAAGTCAGTCTTCTGGCCACAGCCGACATGGATCTGGCTCAGGTCAGTCCTCTAGCTATGGACAACATGGTTCTACTTCAGGACAGTCATCAAGCTGCAGCCAACAGGGATCTAACTTAGGTCAGTCCTCCAGCTATGGTCAACATGGCTCAAGTCAATCTTACAGCCACAGAAGACGCAGATCTAGCTCAAGTCAGTCTTCTGGCCACAGCCGACATGGATCTGGCTCAGGTCAGTCCTCTAGCTATGGACGACATGGTTCTACTTCTGGACAGTCATCAAACTGCAGCCAACAGGGATCTAACTTAGGTCAGTCCTCCAGCTATGGTCAACAGGGCTCAAGTCAATCTTCCAGCCACCGCCGACACAGATCTAGCTCAAGTCAGTCTTCTGGCCACAGCCGACATGGATCTGGCTCAGGTCAGTCTTCTAGCTGTGGTCAGCATAGTTCTAGCTCAAGAGAGTCATCTGGCTTTGGTCAACATGGATCTGGCTCAGGTCAGTCCTCTAGCTATGGACAACATGGTTCTACTTCTGGACAGTCATCAAGCTGCAGCCAACAGGGATCTAACTTAGGTCAGTCCTCCAGCTATGGTCAACATGGCTCAAGTCAATCTTACAGCCACCGCCGACACAGATCTGGCTCAAGTCAGTCTTCTGGCCACAGCCAACATGGATCTGGCTCAGGTCAGTCTTCCAGCTGTGGTCAGCGTGGTTCTAGCTCGAGAGAGTCATCTGGCTTTGGTCAACATGGATCTGGCTTAGGTCAGTCCTCTAACTATGGACAACACAGTTCTACTTCAGGACAGTCATCAAGCTGCAGCCAACAGGGATCTAACTTAGGTCAGTCCTCCAGCTATGGTCAACAGGGCTCAAGTCAATATGGCTCAAGTCAATCTTCTCACAATAGCCGACACAGATCTGGCTCAAGTCAGTCTTCTGGCCACAGCCGACATGGATCTGGCTCAGGTCAGTCTTCTAGCTGTGGTCAGCATAGTTCTAGCTCGAGAGAGTCATCTGGCTTTGGTCAACATGGATCTGGCTTAGGTCAGTCCTCTAGCTATGGACAACATGGTTCAACTTCAGGACAGTCATCAAGCTGCAGCCAACAGGGATCTAACTTAGGTCAGTCCTCTAGCTATGGTCAACATGGTTCTacttctggacagtcatcagGCTGTGGCCAGCAGGAATCTAACTTAGGTCAGTCCTCTAGCTATGGTCAACAGGGCTCAAGTCAATATGGCTCAAGTCAATCTTCTCGCAATAGCCGACACAGATCTGGCTCAAGTCAGTCTTCTGGCCACAGCCGACATGGATCTGGCTCAGGTCAGTCTTCTAGCTGTGGTCAGCGTGGTTCTAGCTCAAGAGAGTCATCTGGCTTTGGTCAACATGGCTCAGGCTTAGGTCAATCCTCTAGCTATGGACAACACAGTTCTACTTCAGGACAGTCATCAAGCTGCAGCCAACAGGGATCTAACTTAGGTCAGTCTTCCAGCCATGGTCAACGTGGCTCAAGTCAATATGGTTCAAGTCAGTCTTCTGGCTTCAGACAACAAGGGTCTGGCTCAGGTCAGTCTTCTAGCTGTGGTCAGCATGGTTCTAGCTCAAGACAGTCATCTGGCTTTGGTCAACATGGATGTGGCTTAGGTCAGTCCTCTACATATGGACACCATGGGTCTACTTCAGGACAATCATCAAGCTGTGGTCAACATATATCTGGATCAGGTCAGTCTTCCAGTTATGGTCAACATATATCTGGATCAGGTCAGTCTTCTAGCTATGGCCAATGTGGGTCTGGATTAGGTACTCCCAATCAATCAAGAAGAAACGGCCAGGAATGCTCAGGATACAGTCAAAAAGAAAGAAGTAGGAGTTGTAGCCCAACAAGTAGCAAGTCTGATGGATATGAGAGTATTTGTGGACAATCAGAAACGTGTAGGCAACAAAGCCAAGGATGCAGCCAGGGTCAAACGGAATCTGGCTACAGCTATTCAAATTGTAATGAAGGGCAACCAGGAGGTAGTTATAGACAAGAGAAAAGCTCCTCAAGTTGTGGCTTTAGACAGTTTACACCGTGCTATGGAGAATCTAGATCTAACACTAGCAATACATTGTTAATTTGCAAGGAGGATAACAGACAGGGTGGCTATTATGACCAGAGAGAAGGAGGTCACTATGGAGGGAGAGATACAAACTCAAGTTTCTACAAGTTACGGAGCAGCACTCCACTCTATGAGTATGTCCAACAGCAGAGGTGCTAA